Genomic DNA from Paenibacillus donghaensis:
TCGCGGCAATCCGCGATACACTCGCCACCACGGCTTCGCATGCGTTCGCGCAGAAGCTTAGCGAGCATAGCATTACGCTGGTGAAGGATGAGGGACAGCTGCCGCTGTCCGGCAAGGAGCGCACCTATGTGATCTGGCCGGAGGTTCGTGTGCATCATGAGGTCGTGGAAGCGCTGCGTGAGGAAGTGACACTGGGCGGAGAGCTGTCTGAGTTGATTCCGCAGGTCGATGAACGTATTATTGATGCCGATCCTTCAGAGGAGGAGATCGGGCTTGTGCTTACCGAGAGCGCGGCGTATACCCAGATTGTTGCCGTGACCTACAATGCCGGATTCTCCGGCGGCCAGAGGCGGATACTCACAGAATTGGTCGGGAGAACCGGCACCCGGCTGATTGTTGTGGCGGCCCGTGATCCTTTTGATTATACGGCGGTTCCGGGTATCCGCACCTATTTGGCATGCTACGAGAACAAGCCGCTGGCTATGCAGTCCGTTGCGAAAGTGCTGACCGGACAGCTCCCGGCGCGCGGCAGACTTCCGGTGACGGTCGGGGAGTTTCACGTTGGTACCGGAATCCAGGTGTGAGCTGGGTGAGTTAGGTCAAGCACTCGTTGTTACTTAGTACCGGCAAGGTTTTAGGAGGTTACTCTGGGAACCCTTGGAGTAAACAGGATGATAGTCTGATACTACTTAGGACCAGTGAGGGATTAGTGTGCTCCCCCAGAGCTTTCGGAGAAATTAGATGCGCATTCGCATTTATTTGTCCCAAAACGGAAAAACCGGATAAATAGATGCATATTTGGTTACTACTTAGGTTCCAGCCAAATTTAGAGAGTTAGCGGGGAGCCATTGGAGTAATTAGATGCGAAAGTGCATTTAATTCCAGTTGAAATTCCGGATATCTGGAAATTAAGTGCGAATCTGCAACTATTTTGGGGAAAATTGACTCTGTAGTGCTCAAAACTCGAAATTAGATGCGATATCGGTTACTACTTAGGACCCCCTTTTTTCGCCAATGTATGTCATGACCTAAAAACTGGGTAATGAATAGTAATCATACATAAGGGGGGGGAGCATAGTGATTGCCAGAAGACATAACCGAATCCTTCAAGATAAGTTAGAATGTCTCCATCGTACTCTCGCTGAGCTTCGCGCCAGACTGAACGAACTGGAAATCCACAACGCTGCCCTTACCGCGAAACTTATAGAGCGGGATGCCAAAATCAAGGAACAAGAGATCGAAATCAAAGAACTCAAGCAGCGGCTTGGGCAAGACTCGACCAACAGTCACTTTCCCTCCTCCCGGGATCTGAAGCGCAAACCTCAGAACAACCGTACGCCGGGAGGGAAAAAAGGAGCGCCCAAAGGACATCCAGGACATACGCTGAAGTTCTCTGCTACGCCAGATGAAACGATTCTTCATCCTTTGACGCAATGTCCAGACTGTCAAATGTCCTTAGCTGACGTACCCGCTGCCACCTACCAATCGCGGCAGGTCTTTGAGATGCCCGAGCCGAGAATCCACATCACGGAGCACCGGGCCCAGCAAAAACATTGCCCTTGCTGCCGCAAGAAGCAACAGGCGGCTTTTCCAGAAGGTGTGCGGGCGTATGTGCAATATGGCCCCAGGCTGATGGCTTTTTCGGCCTATCTGCATGGATACCAATTGTTGCCGCTTGCCCGATTAAGCGAACTTTTGTATGTCCTGACCGGATGTAAACCGAGTGAGAGGACCCTGCTGGGACAGATTGAAGCCACGTCCGGGACGTTGTCACCCTATATCGAGCAGATTCGGGAAGCCGTGCTGGGAAGCCCCGTCATTCATTCGGATGAAACGGGCGCCCGGGTCCAGAAGAAGGAAAAATGGGTCCATGTCAACAGTACGCCCGACTGGACGCTGCTCGGCGTAGCCGACAGCCGGGGAAGTGAAGGCATGAAAACCCTCCGGGTGCTGGATGCATACCTGGGAACGGTGGTCCATGACGGCTACGGCTCTTATTTCAAACAAGACACCTTTGTCTTTGAACACGCCTTGTGCAATGCCCACCTGATGCGGGATTGTAAGGGGATTGCCTTATATGATAAGCAGGCGTGGGCAAGCCAGATGCTGGCTTTGCTCAAGGAAAGCTGGGACCTGGAGCAGCAGGCTCGCCAGACGGATTGCCGGCTCAGCCAAGAAACGATCCAGCAGCTGGAACAGCGCTACGACGAGATTCTGGAGCAGAGTCAGGCGGAACTGGTGAACGTCCCGATCCCAACCAAGACGGGTCCACGGGGACGTAAGAGCAACAGTAAGGCAGGCAACCTTGCGGCTCGCTTCAGTAAACACAAGGAAGCCATTCTAAAGTTCTTGCATAGCCCCGCCGTCCCGTTTGACAACAACCAAGCCGAGCGCGATTTACGCATGGTGGTCGTCAAACAAAAGATCTCGGGCTGCTTCCGCGCCTCCGATTCTCCTGAATGGTTCGCTACCATCCGCAGTTTCATCTCCACCTTGATTAAGCAAGAACGCCCTGTTCTGGCTAGCTTAATGCTGGCTTCTTCCGGCTCATTTTCTTTTACTCCCATTGGGGGTCGTAAGTAGTAACCGATATCGCACTTATTTGCTACAAAACGGAAAAAAATACTGAAATAGATGCGATATCGCACTTAAATCGGTGGCTGGACTAAGGTGGTAATCAAACTTTGATTCTCCTAACCTATGAGGTCCTAAGTAGTAACCATATTTGCAACTAAATCTGTGAATTCGACTATGAGGCTATATCATCAAAACAGGCTCTACACCGATGGCGTTCGCTTGAGGGCACCTGAGTCCGCAAGAGTCTGAAACATAAGCGATGGTTACTGGCTACGGCCTTCATTTGTTATGCTATAGCCTCCTTGTTGCGCGGGGGTGGATCAGAGGCCGGGTGAGCAACACAGAGTGAAGGGGCCCTAAGTGTAACAAGCGTTCGTCTATTCATAGGGTTCTAAGTAGCTTGGTAACCGGCTGCCTCTTCTCAGAAGAGACAGTCTGTTTCTTGTTGTTTAGGAAATTATAATTTCCTTCTATTGTGAATAAGGTCTTGCGCATTCCGCAGGAACAGCCAGCCATTGCCCTTAAGAACTTGCGCATTCCGAAGGAACAGCCGCTCTTGTCCTTAAGGTCTTGCCCTTAAGAACTTGCGCATTCCGAAGGAACAGCCGCTCTTGTCCTTAAGGTCTTGCCCTTAGGGTCTTGCGCATTCCGCAGGAACAGCCCGCCTTTGACCTTATCCCAAGGCGCGTATCCCGTCAGGGATAGCGTGCCGCCCCCAGCGGCGTCCGAGCGGTCCCGAAGGGATAAGCGGTCCTACCTCCCAGGCTCCTAAGCACAGTACCGCCAGACTCCTTCGCCAAACTTTCGGGTGTCCAGAGGGCAGAGCCCTTTGGGGCCCTCCCTTGGAAGGGAGGGTTTGGGAGGGTTCGAATCTTTATCAAATCTTTATCAAATCTTTATAACCCCCTGTTACCGTTCTTGCAAGAGAGGGTGACTAGATATGCAGCCATATATTCTGCAAACCAGCAAGTTAAGCAAACAATTCAAGCGCCAGAAGGCGGTAGCGGAGGTCTCGCTGAACGTTCCGGCCCATTCGGTATACGGTCTACTGGGTCCGAATGGCGCAGGCAAAACCACGATCCTGAAAATGGTAACCGGGCTGCTGCGCCCCAGCGGCGGCGAGATTCTGTTCGCCGGCGAGCCGTGGAGTCGGAAACGGCTGGGGGAGATCGGCGCGCTGATCGAGTCTCCGGCACTCTATGGCAACCTGACAGCCAGCGAGAATCTGCTGGTGCATGCGA
This window encodes:
- the tnpC gene encoding IS66 family transposase, giving the protein MIARRHNRILQDKLECLHRTLAELRARLNELEIHNAALTAKLIERDAKIKEQEIEIKELKQRLGQDSTNSHFPSSRDLKRKPQNNRTPGGKKGAPKGHPGHTLKFSATPDETILHPLTQCPDCQMSLADVPAATYQSRQVFEMPEPRIHITEHRAQQKHCPCCRKKQQAAFPEGVRAYVQYGPRLMAFSAYLHGYQLLPLARLSELLYVLTGCKPSERTLLGQIEATSGTLSPYIEQIREAVLGSPVIHSDETGARVQKKEKWVHVNSTPDWTLLGVADSRGSEGMKTLRVLDAYLGTVVHDGYGSYFKQDTFVFEHALCNAHLMRDCKGIALYDKQAWASQMLALLKESWDLEQQARQTDCRLSQETIQQLEQRYDEILEQSQAELVNVPIPTKTGPRGRKSNSKAGNLAARFSKHKEAILKFLHSPAVPFDNNQAERDLRMVVVKQKISGCFRASDSPEWFATIRSFISTLIKQERPVLASLMLASSGSFSFTPIGGRK